The following proteins are encoded in a genomic region of Phragmites australis chromosome 9, lpPhrAust1.1, whole genome shotgun sequence:
- the LOC133929728 gene encoding uncharacterized protein LOC133929728 — translation MRRAGDEQWMAGDSRTFVFHCEGKPAGEEFFQTEVDRGDICYYNLILLIEKLGYVAMDFLYYKKRGRSEVASLPLIDYHDDVERMIRDSESEKKVRFVLSKEQLMELKVSISPIKRSGEQPVREETINTYKDWLKEQEPAMGNLFCYTVYTMYSYMAM, via the exons atgcgGCGCGCAGGCGATGAGCAATG GATGGCTGGTGACAGTAGGACTTTTGTTTTTCACTGTGAGGGGAAACCTGCAGGAGAAGAATTCTTCCAGACAGAAGTGGATAGGGGTGATATCTGCTATTATAACCTTATCCTATTGATTGAGAAACTTGGGTATGTAGCGATGGACTTTTTGTACTACAAGAAGAGAGGTAGGAGTGAGGTGGCTAGTCTGCCGCTGATAGACTATCATGATGATGTGGAGAGAATGATAAGAGATAGTGAGAGCGAGAAGAAGGTTCGATTTGTATTGTCGAAGGAACAATTAATGGAGCTGAAAGTTAGCATATCGCCCATCAAACGCTCCGGGGAACAACCAGTTAGAGAGGAAACAATCAATACATACAAAGACTGGCTGAAGGAGCAAGAACCAGCAATGGGTAATTTGTTTTGCTATACTGTATACACTATGTATTCTTATATGGCCATGTAA